From Pseudovibrio sp. Tun.PSC04-5.I4, a single genomic window includes:
- a CDS encoding ABC transporter permease subunit, whose translation MSVSSDQLTEAPKMGRSLWDDARDRLLANKAAVTSLIVLAVITLLSVVGPMLTPHPYDQVFRDYVKVPASLEAYPKQDQIEPVFATIAKRARMKVASYELKDDQVVATITSRRKVDERYARYFDRSDLFENAAISAISADKKSATITADVQYMHFFFGTDANGRDMLSRTLIAGRVSLTIGLLATFVAISIGVFWGAASGYFGGKVDLLMMRIVDILYSLPFIFFVIMLVVFFGRNFVLMFIAVGAVEWLDMARIVRGQTLSIKRQEYVQAAEAMGVEGLGIVKRHIIPNTLGPVVIYMTLLVPKVILLESFLSFLGLGVQEPMTSWGVLISEGARNLQGSAWMLIFPAIFLTSTLFALNFIGDGLRDALDPKDR comes from the coding sequence ATGAGTGTTTCCTCCGACCAGCTGACAGAAGCCCCAAAAATGGGCCGCTCGCTGTGGGATGACGCCCGTGATCGTCTTCTTGCAAACAAAGCAGCGGTAACCTCGCTCATCGTGCTGGCAGTGATTACGCTGCTATCCGTAGTGGGGCCAATGCTTACTCCGCATCCGTACGATCAGGTTTTCCGCGACTACGTTAAAGTACCAGCAAGCCTGGAAGCATACCCAAAGCAGGATCAGATCGAGCCTGTTTTTGCGACCATTGCAAAACGTGCGCGGATGAAGGTTGCGAGCTATGAGCTAAAAGACGATCAGGTCGTTGCAACAATAACGTCCCGCCGCAAAGTGGATGAGCGTTACGCACGTTATTTTGATCGTTCAGACCTGTTTGAAAATGCTGCAATCAGCGCCATTTCTGCAGACAAGAAGAGCGCAACAATAACCGCAGACGTGCAGTACATGCATTTCTTCTTCGGTACTGATGCAAACGGACGCGACATGCTGAGCCGTACTTTGATTGCTGGCCGCGTGTCCTTGACCATTGGTCTGCTGGCAACGTTTGTGGCGATCAGCATCGGTGTGTTCTGGGGCGCGGCTTCAGGTTACTTCGGTGGCAAGGTTGACCTTCTGATGATGCGTATCGTGGATATCTTGTATTCACTGCCATTCATCTTCTTCGTGATCATGCTTGTTGTGTTCTTTGGCCGTAACTTCGTTTTGATGTTTATTGCCGTTGGTGCTGTTGAGTGGCTTGATATGGCGCGTATTGTTCGCGGCCAGACCCTTTCCATCAAACGTCAGGAATACGTGCAGGCTGCGGAAGCTATGGGTGTTGAGGGGCTTGGCATTGTTAAACGCCATATCATTCCAAACACTCTTGGCCCGGTTGTGATTTACATGACCCTGCTGGTTCCAAAAGTTATCCTGCTGGAGAGCTTCCTTTCCTTCCTGGGGCTGGGTGTTCAAGAACCAATGACCTCTTGGGGTGTGTTGATCTCTGAAGGCGCGCGTAACCTGCAAGGTTCGGCTTGGATGCTGATATTCCCGGCGATCTTCCTCACCTCAACGCTGTTTGCGTTGAACTTCATCGGCGACGGTCTGCGCGATGCGCTTGACCCTAAGGATCGATAA
- a CDS encoding ABC transporter ATP-binding protein gives MSKINKNTVLEIDGLKVDFQTNSGMVHAVKGVNIHVDSGETVAIVGESGSGKSQTMMAAMGLLAGNGITTGEVRYRGQNILGSSISQLNKVRGAKVTMIFQEPMTSLDPLYTVERQLCEPMVEHGEYTWAAAKKRAVELLELVGIPEPARKVKAHPYEMSGGQRQRVMIAMALANDPDILIADEPTTALDVTTQAQILELMADLQKRLGMAIVFITHDLGIVERNSDRVYVMKSGEVVEEGPTKEIFGNPKNDYTKMLLDAEPTGSKSMVPLSNPIVLDADKVRVEFETEGGFWKPNHVLRAVDDISLEVREGQTLGIVGESGSGKSTLGRAVLQLLPNASGRVVYQGNDITGASAKKMRPLRKEMQLIFQDPFGSLSPRMTVGQIITEGLLVHEPQLSAKERDQRACQALEEVSMDSAMRNRYPHEFSGGQRQRIAIARTMILNPKLVVLDEPTSALDRTVQKQVIELLRNLQKDHGLTYLFISHDLAVVRAMSDTVIVMQKGVVVEKGLADEIFNNPKEAYTKELISAAALKPE, from the coding sequence ATGAGCAAGATTAACAAAAATACTGTTCTTGAAATTGACGGCCTCAAAGTTGATTTCCAAACCAACTCTGGAATGGTTCATGCTGTTAAAGGCGTGAATATCCATGTGGATTCTGGCGAAACCGTCGCAATCGTTGGTGAATCTGGTTCTGGTAAATCCCAGACCATGATGGCAGCCATGGGGCTTTTGGCGGGTAACGGCATCACCACTGGTGAAGTTCGCTACCGTGGTCAAAACATCCTCGGCTCGTCCATCAGTCAGCTCAACAAGGTCCGTGGCGCGAAAGTGACCATGATCTTCCAGGAGCCGATGACCTCACTGGATCCGCTGTACACTGTAGAGCGTCAGCTCTGTGAGCCAATGGTTGAGCACGGTGAGTACACATGGGCAGCGGCGAAGAAACGCGCAGTTGAACTGCTGGAGCTTGTTGGTATTCCTGAGCCTGCTCGTAAGGTAAAAGCACACCCCTATGAGATGTCCGGCGGCCAACGTCAGCGTGTGATGATCGCGATGGCTCTTGCCAACGATCCTGACATTTTGATTGCAGATGAACCAACCACCGCTCTGGATGTGACCACACAGGCGCAGATCCTTGAGCTGATGGCTGATCTTCAAAAGCGCCTCGGTATGGCTATTGTATTCATTACCCATGATCTGGGTATCGTTGAGCGCAATTCCGACCGCGTGTACGTGATGAAGTCTGGTGAAGTTGTTGAAGAAGGCCCGACCAAAGAGATCTTTGGTAACCCGAAAAACGACTACACCAAGATGCTTCTGGATGCTGAACCAACCGGTTCAAAGAGCATGGTTCCGCTCAGTAATCCGATTGTTCTGGATGCAGACAAGGTGCGGGTTGAGTTTGAGACCGAGGGCGGCTTCTGGAAGCCAAACCATGTTCTGCGTGCTGTCGACGACATTTCTTTGGAAGTACGCGAAGGTCAGACACTTGGCATCGTGGGTGAATCCGGTTCTGGGAAATCCACTCTAGGTCGTGCTGTTCTGCAGCTTTTGCCAAACGCCAGTGGTCGCGTCGTCTATCAGGGCAACGATATCACGGGTGCAAGCGCAAAGAAGATGCGTCCTCTTCGTAAAGAGATGCAGTTGATCTTCCAGGATCCATTTGGGTCTTTGTCGCCGCGTATGACAGTTGGTCAGATCATCACAGAAGGTCTGTTGGTTCACGAACCGCAACTTTCTGCGAAGGAACGCGACCAACGTGCATGTCAGGCGCTTGAAGAAGTGTCCATGGACTCTGCGATGCGCAATCGCTACCCGCACGAGTTCTCTGGTGGTCAGCGTCAGCGTATCGCAATTGCTCGGACCATGATCTTAAATCCTAAGCTGGTGGTGCTAGACGAGCCAACCTCAGCATTGGACCGTACGGTTCAAAAGCAGGTGATTGAGCTTCTGCGCAATCTGCAAAAAGATCATGGGCTGACGTATTTGTTCATCTCACACGATTTGGCTGTTGTACGCGCAATGTCCGATACTGTGATCGTGATGCAAAAAGGTGTTGTTGTTGAGAAGGGTCTTGCAGATGAGATCTTCAACAATCCGAAAGAAGCTTACACCAAGGAACTTATTTCAGCGGCTGCTTTGAAGCCTGAATAA
- a CDS encoding hemolysin III family protein translates to MRQETYAERVADGVIHILGIAFGAAATTAFIMVLWAANDFARQLSIYIYVGTLLAMLICSATYNILEKDNKIGLLRRLDHSAIYFLIAGTYTPLCLMVLGGWLGTLMLVGIWICAIAGAAIKILHINKMDKLAVPIYLAMGWVSFFAIVPIYNELSISGFTLLATGGGLYTVGTLFYIWKSLPFQNAIWHGFVLSAAACHFAMIMVDVALPGLV, encoded by the coding sequence ATGAGGCAAGAAACTTACGCAGAGAGAGTGGCTGACGGCGTCATCCACATTTTGGGGATTGCATTTGGAGCAGCTGCAACAACAGCCTTTATTATGGTTTTGTGGGCGGCCAATGATTTTGCACGGCAACTCAGTATCTACATTTATGTAGGTACACTTCTGGCTATGCTGATCTGCTCTGCAACCTACAACATTTTGGAAAAAGACAATAAGATTGGTCTTTTGCGCCGTCTTGATCATTCTGCGATCTATTTCCTGATTGCAGGTACCTATACGCCTTTATGTCTGATGGTTCTTGGCGGATGGCTTGGAACCTTGATGCTGGTCGGCATCTGGATCTGTGCGATCGCTGGTGCTGCAATTAAGATTTTGCATATCAACAAGATGGACAAATTAGCCGTCCCGATTTACCTGGCTATGGGTTGGGTGAGCTTTTTTGCGATTGTTCCGATCTACAATGAACTTTCCATATCAGGCTTTACGCTTCTGGCAACAGGTGGTGGCCTTTATACTGTTGGCACCCTGTTTTACATCTGGAAGAGCCTGCCCTTTCAAAATGCGATCTGGCATGGTTTTGTGCTTTCAGCGGCGGCCTGTCACTTTGCGATGATCATGGTGGATGTTGCCCTGCCCGGTCTGGTTTAG
- a CDS encoding dipeptidase, which produces MTETTPNLVPVFDGHNDTLLSLERRSNTPKERSFFEEAGYDHIDLPRARKGGFAGGLFAMFTPSQQKKPAEGKEVDFKSPEHFVEVTQPIALDYTLKLTDIAYEIEATSEGEVRICRSTSDIKSAMAADKLAMMLHVEGAECIDKDFEALELLYNRGLRSLGPVWSRETIFGYGVPMEYQQTPDIGPGLTDLGKELVRQCNQRGIQLDVSHLNEKGFWDLAKITEKPIVASHSNVYNICPMSRNLTEKQLDAIAETKGLVGINFAVFFLRPDGKMDPDMPLDVILRHADHLINKLGEDGVAIGSDFDGCLVANDIKDVAGLPNLIEVFRKADFGEELISKIAHKNWINVLERAGI; this is translated from the coding sequence ATGACCGAGACCACGCCCAACCTTGTTCCTGTTTTTGATGGACACAACGATACGCTGCTTTCACTAGAGCGACGCTCCAACACTCCCAAAGAACGCAGTTTCTTTGAGGAAGCTGGTTACGATCACATCGATTTGCCCCGCGCCCGTAAAGGTGGTTTTGCAGGCGGATTGTTTGCCATGTTCACTCCCTCTCAGCAGAAAAAGCCGGCGGAAGGCAAGGAAGTTGATTTCAAAAGCCCTGAACACTTTGTGGAAGTAACCCAGCCTATCGCATTGGATTACACACTGAAGCTGACCGATATCGCTTATGAGATAGAAGCCACCTCAGAGGGTGAAGTTCGGATTTGCCGAAGCACCTCAGACATCAAATCAGCGATGGCTGCCGACAAGCTGGCAATGATGCTCCATGTTGAGGGCGCAGAGTGTATCGACAAAGACTTTGAAGCGCTGGAGTTGCTTTACAATCGCGGCCTGCGGTCTTTAGGGCCCGTATGGAGCCGTGAGACGATCTTTGGGTATGGTGTTCCCATGGAATACCAGCAAACGCCTGATATCGGCCCCGGCCTCACGGACCTTGGCAAGGAACTTGTGCGTCAGTGTAATCAGCGCGGCATTCAACTTGACGTGTCTCACCTCAACGAAAAAGGGTTTTGGGATCTGGCCAAAATCACCGAGAAGCCGATTGTTGCCAGCCACTCCAATGTTTACAATATCTGCCCAATGTCTCGGAACTTAACCGAGAAGCAGCTTGATGCGATTGCCGAAACGAAGGGGCTTGTGGGTATCAACTTTGCTGTCTTCTTCCTGCGCCCGGATGGCAAGATGGACCCGGATATGCCGTTGGATGTCATCCTGCGTCATGCGGACCACCTGATCAACAAACTGGGTGAAGACGGAGTTGCGATCGGGTCAGATTTCGATGGGTGTCTGGTTGCCAATGACATCAAGGATGTTGCGGGCCTTCCGAATTTAATTGAAGTCTTCCGCAAAGCAGATTTTGGAGAGGAATTGATTTCCAAGATAGCTCACAAAAACTGGATCAATGTTCTGGAGCGTGCTGGTATTTAG
- a CDS encoding carboxymuconolactone decarboxylase family protein encodes MPMFSMDNMRKLKKFSSLATGKTWKTFIAFNTEAMAEGAISKKNKQLISLAAALTTQCPYTIEIHRENAKVCGATDAELSEVVFIAAAIRASSAITHGTHLLDGDE; translated from the coding sequence ATGCCAATGTTCTCCATGGATAATATGCGGAAGCTGAAGAAGTTTAGCTCGTTGGCAACCGGCAAAACCTGGAAAACGTTTATTGCCTTTAATACAGAGGCAATGGCAGAAGGTGCGATTTCCAAAAAGAACAAGCAGCTTATTTCACTGGCCGCAGCGCTCACCACACAATGCCCCTATACCATCGAAATTCATCGCGAGAATGCCAAGGTCTGCGGAGCAACAGATGCAGAGCTGTCAGAGGTGGTCTTCATCGCGGCCGCAATTCGCGCCAGCAGCGCAATCACCCACGGCACACATCTGCTTGATGGTGATGAATAG
- a CDS encoding potassium channel family protein: MVFSQKLESLYKLKVEVFLFSQFILLFGSLVLPGQTLEQHIFSLFYSFNIATGLLITLKKKMFRRIITVLLACSLTLLLLDAPVFPAVDRLVPQIVIYFVFHSIVAVVLIEQMLLTKDENYRVVLGVLSGYISIGMVSFFLFILIEHMSPGSFKGLPVEDVNSHSQEEALMYAAFITLMTIGYGDIVPLTPIARKAAIIVGLAGQFYMVVLTAIIVGKFLKFREPHRKD; encoded by the coding sequence GTGGTGTTTTCTCAAAAACTGGAGTCTCTTTATAAGCTGAAGGTTGAGGTGTTTCTCTTCAGTCAGTTCATCTTGTTGTTCGGGTCTTTGGTGTTGCCCGGCCAAACGCTGGAGCAGCATATCTTCAGCTTGTTTTACAGCTTCAACATTGCCACCGGCCTGCTTATCACGCTCAAAAAGAAGATGTTCCGCCGCATAATAACGGTGTTGCTGGCGTGCTCTCTTACGCTGCTCCTGCTGGATGCTCCGGTTTTTCCTGCTGTTGACCGGCTTGTTCCGCAGATCGTCATATACTTTGTATTTCACAGCATCGTCGCGGTGGTGTTGATTGAGCAAATGCTCTTAACCAAAGATGAGAACTACCGCGTCGTACTGGGCGTGCTGAGTGGCTACATTTCAATTGGTATGGTCTCGTTCTTCCTCTTTATACTTATAGAGCACATGTCTCCGGGTTCCTTCAAAGGGCTGCCTGTTGAGGACGTGAATTCACATTCTCAGGAGGAAGCGTTGATGTATGCGGCCTTCATCACACTAATGACTATTGGCTATGGAGATATCGTGCCGCTGACGCCCATCGCCCGCAAAGCAGCCATCATCGTCGGGCTGGCAGGGCAGTTCTATATGGTCGTGCTCACTGCCATTATCGTTGGTAAGTTTTTGAAATTCAGAGAGCCGCATCGCAAAGATTGA
- a CDS encoding ABC-F family ATP-binding cassette domain-containing protein — protein sequence MAPPLLHVRDIHLNFGTTPLLNGAELQVGEGERICLVGRNGSGKSTLLKIAAGLAEPDKGDYFLQPGRTIRYLPQEPDLAGYPTVLAYVEAGLAPGDDQYRAKYLLEILGLTGEEDPETLSGGEGKRAAIARALAPEPDILLLDEPTNHLDLPVIEWLESELKQMRSAIVLISHDRRFLENLSRVTYWIDRGTSRRMDQGFAKFEEWRDKVFEEEEKEQSRLNEKIRQEEHWMVYGVTARRKRNMRRVRELGDLRQQRRDHKGPQGTVKMAATEGDVSGKMVSEAKGISKSYEERPIVKDFSTRILRGDRIGFVGPNGAGKTTLLKMLTGELAADSGTIRLGANIQMITLDQKREKLNPNDNLVNAMTGGSGDTVILGDTSKHVMSYLRDFLFTPEQARTPVRVLSGGERGRLLLARALASPSNLMVLDEPTNDLDLETLDLLQELISDYPGTVLLVSHDRDFLDRICTSIITNEDDIGKWGEYAGGYTDMVRQRGEGVQARKSAKAEKASTAAKGDKPAKAAPKQEDKKSGLNFTQKHRLKAIPGEMEKVEAKIVKHQKEMEDPRLFISNPDRFHKISNAIGDFQKDLETLEEEWMELAILADES from the coding sequence ATGGCACCACCGCTTCTTCATGTGCGAGACATACATCTTAACTTTGGGACGACACCACTCCTTAATGGCGCAGAGCTACAGGTCGGAGAAGGTGAGCGAATCTGCTTAGTTGGTCGAAACGGGTCTGGCAAGTCGACACTGTTGAAAATTGCAGCGGGATTAGCGGAGCCGGACAAGGGTGACTATTTTTTACAACCAGGACGTACAATCCGCTACCTACCGCAAGAGCCCGATCTTGCAGGTTATCCCACAGTGCTTGCGTATGTTGAAGCTGGACTAGCGCCGGGCGATGATCAATACCGGGCAAAATACCTATTGGAAATCCTTGGGTTAACTGGTGAGGAAGACCCGGAAACCCTTTCTGGCGGCGAAGGTAAGCGCGCAGCTATTGCCCGTGCTCTTGCTCCGGAGCCTGACATTCTCTTGCTGGATGAGCCGACCAACCATTTGGACCTTCCTGTGATCGAATGGCTCGAATCTGAGCTCAAACAAATGAGATCGGCCATTGTTCTGATTTCGCATGATCGTCGTTTTCTGGAGAACCTCTCTCGCGTAACCTATTGGATTGATAGGGGAACATCACGCCGGATGGACCAAGGCTTTGCCAAGTTTGAAGAGTGGCGTGATAAGGTTTTTGAGGAAGAGGAAAAAGAGCAATCGCGGCTGAACGAGAAAATTCGTCAGGAAGAGCATTGGATGGTTTATGGCGTGACTGCGCGCCGTAAGCGGAACATGCGCCGTGTGCGGGAACTTGGTGATCTTCGTCAGCAACGCCGCGATCATAAAGGTCCGCAAGGCACCGTGAAGATGGCCGCCACTGAGGGGGATGTCTCTGGCAAGATGGTCTCTGAAGCCAAAGGCATCAGCAAGTCTTATGAAGAGCGGCCGATCGTCAAGGATTTCTCCACCCGTATTTTGCGCGGAGACCGGATTGGCTTTGTTGGCCCGAACGGTGCCGGCAAAACCACGCTTTTGAAGATGTTGACCGGCGAGCTTGCGGCAGATTCAGGTACGATACGCCTTGGCGCCAACATCCAGATGATCACACTGGATCAGAAGCGCGAGAAGCTGAACCCGAATGACAATCTCGTCAACGCCATGACAGGCGGCAGCGGTGACACGGTCATTCTTGGCGACACTTCCAAGCATGTTATGAGTTATCTCAGGGACTTCCTGTTTACACCGGAACAAGCGCGCACTCCTGTGCGTGTGCTTTCTGGCGGTGAACGAGGCCGCCTTTTACTGGCCCGCGCCCTCGCCTCGCCTTCCAATTTGATGGTACTCGATGAGCCGACCAACGATCTGGACCTTGAAACGCTGGATCTGTTGCAAGAGCTGATTTCCGATTACCCCGGCACTGTCTTGCTGGTGAGCCATGATCGTGACTTCCTTGACCGGATCTGCACCAGCATCATCACCAACGAAGATGACATTGGTAAATGGGGCGAATATGCGGGTGGTTACACCGACATGGTGCGCCAGCGCGGTGAAGGTGTGCAGGCGCGTAAGTCAGCCAAAGCAGAGAAAGCTTCCACTGCTGCTAAGGGGGATAAGCCTGCGAAGGCTGCTCCCAAGCAGGAGGATAAGAAGTCTGGCCTGAACTTTACCCAAAAGCACCGCCTGAAAGCCATTCCCGGTGAAATGGAGAAGGTTGAAGCCAAAATCGTTAAGCATCAGAAGGAGATGGAAGATCCGAGACTTTTCATCTCCAATCCGGATCGGTTCCACAAAATTTCCAATGCCATTGGGGATTTCCAAAAGGACCTGGAGACACTGGAAGAAGAGTGGATGGAGCTGGCAATTCTGGCCGATGAGAGCTAA
- the oppB gene encoding oligopeptide ABC transporter permease OppB, whose protein sequence is MLRYVLSRLLSAIPTLFLIITISFFLMRVAPGGPFDLERPLEAKVMENLNKIYNLDKSLWEQYFIYLKSVLSGDFGPSFFFRDFSINELFAQSLPISIQLGMSALALALAVGGFLGVIAALRQNKSVDYSVMAAATLGVTIPNFVVAPILTLIFGVYFGWLPVGGWNGGAFVNMVLPVVTLALPQIAVVARLTRGSMIEALRSNHVRTARAYGLSGYTVVVVHALRGAVLPVVSYLGPAAAALLTGSVVIETIFGIPGIGRYFVQGALNRDYTLVMGTVVVVACFVIIFNLIVDLLYALLDPRVRFD, encoded by the coding sequence ATGTTACGCTATGTCCTGAGCAGATTGCTCAGCGCGATACCGACCTTGTTCTTGATTATTACCATTTCCTTCTTCCTGATGCGCGTTGCGCCGGGTGGTCCGTTCGATTTGGAACGTCCGTTGGAAGCAAAGGTTATGGAAAACCTGAACAAGATATACAATTTGGATAAATCTCTTTGGGAACAGTACTTTATCTACCTAAAGAGCGTGTTGTCCGGTGATTTTGGCCCGAGTTTCTTCTTCCGAGATTTCTCGATAAATGAACTGTTCGCTCAAAGTCTTCCAATTTCCATTCAGCTCGGCATGTCTGCTCTTGCTCTTGCGTTGGCTGTTGGTGGGTTTTTGGGGGTCATCGCAGCGTTGCGCCAAAACAAAAGCGTCGACTACTCCGTTATGGCAGCGGCGACCTTGGGCGTTACGATTCCTAACTTTGTGGTCGCTCCAATCTTGACCCTCATTTTTGGGGTTTACTTTGGGTGGTTGCCAGTTGGTGGCTGGAATGGTGGTGCCTTCGTCAACATGGTTCTGCCTGTTGTGACCTTGGCTTTGCCTCAGATCGCAGTTGTTGCCCGTTTGACCCGTGGTTCTATGATTGAAGCTTTGCGCTCCAACCATGTTCGCACCGCTCGCGCTTATGGCCTGTCCGGTTACACCGTTGTTGTCGTTCACGCATTGCGTGGGGCCGTGCTGCCGGTTGTATCCTACCTCGGCCCTGCCGCTGCAGCGTTGCTGACTGGTTCCGTTGTTATCGAGACTATCTTCGGTATTCCGGGCATTGGTCGCTACTTCGTACAAGGTGCTCTGAACCGCGACTACACTCTGGTAATGGGTACCGTCGTCGTGGTTGCGTGCTTCGTAATTATTTTCAACCTCATAGTGGATCTGCTTTACGCATTGCTCGATCCGCGTGTGCGTTTTGATTGA
- a CDS encoding peptide ABC transporter substrate-binding protein — MIKSIRMSALAAALITATSLSAMAETVYNRGNSADPETLDQHKTSTTYEAHILRDLYEGLVTYNAKGEIIPGVAESWTVSDDGLTYIFKFRDNAQWSNGDPVLAGDFVYSLRRIMDPMTGAKYANVLYPILNAEAVNKGDMEGDKLAVKALDDRTLEIKLKAPTPYFIQLLGHQSALPVHPASVEKYGSDFVKPENIVTNGAFVLSSFIPNDAVTVVKNPYFHDAANVALDKVKFYPTEDRGAALRRFQAGELDTNNDAPLEQIEFIRKELGSQFKVAPYLGTYYYALNHESESMKDPEIRQALSMAIDRDFLAEDIWGGTMVAAYSLVPPGIGNYGEPAYSEWADMDLLDREDAAKKILESKGYNESNPLKVEIRYNTSENHKNTAVAIADMWKPLGVEVSMLNTDTKTHYANLRDRGDFDVARAGWIGDYSDPQNFLFMAESDNDGFNYARYNNPEYDALMDEAAVTVDLEARAVTLKKAETIFMRDLPFVPLMYYGSKNLVSDKISGFETNLLDIHPSRFVKISK; from the coding sequence ATGATTAAGTCAATTCGTATGTCGGCCTTAGCTGCTGCTCTTATTACTGCAACATCACTTTCTGCAATGGCTGAAACTGTATACAACCGTGGTAACTCTGCTGACCCAGAAACTCTTGACCAGCACAAGACATCTACAACCTATGAAGCTCATATTCTGCGCGACCTTTACGAAGGTCTGGTAACATACAACGCAAAAGGTGAGATCATTCCAGGTGTAGCTGAAAGCTGGACTGTTTCTGACGATGGTTTGACCTACATCTTCAAATTCCGCGATAACGCTCAGTGGTCCAACGGTGATCCAGTACTTGCAGGAGATTTTGTTTATTCCCTGCGTCGTATCATGGATCCGATGACTGGTGCGAAGTACGCAAACGTTCTTTACCCAATCCTCAATGCAGAAGCCGTGAACAAAGGTGATATGGAAGGCGACAAGCTTGCTGTTAAAGCGCTTGATGATCGCACCCTTGAAATTAAACTCAAGGCTCCAACCCCTTACTTCATCCAGCTGCTGGGCCACCAGTCAGCTCTGCCAGTACATCCAGCATCTGTTGAGAAATACGGCTCTGACTTCGTGAAGCCAGAAAACATCGTAACCAACGGTGCATTCGTGCTGTCCAGCTTCATTCCAAATGATGCTGTAACTGTAGTTAAGAACCCATACTTCCACGATGCCGCTAATGTAGCGCTCGACAAAGTTAAGTTCTACCCAACTGAAGATCGTGGTGCTGCTCTTCGCCGCTTCCAAGCTGGCGAACTCGACACCAACAACGATGCACCGCTGGAACAGATTGAATTCATTCGCAAAGAACTCGGTTCCCAGTTCAAAGTTGCTCCGTACCTGGGTACTTACTACTACGCGTTGAACCACGAATCTGAATCCATGAAAGACCCTGAAATACGTCAGGCTCTCTCAATGGCAATCGACCGTGATTTCCTCGCAGAAGACATCTGGGGCGGCACCATGGTTGCTGCTTACTCACTGGTTCCTCCTGGAATCGGTAACTACGGTGAGCCAGCGTACTCCGAATGGGCAGACATGGATCTCTTGGATCGCGAAGATGCGGCCAAAAAAATTCTTGAGTCCAAAGGGTACAACGAGAGCAATCCGCTTAAAGTTGAAATCCGCTACAACACCTCAGAAAACCACAAGAACACAGCAGTTGCGATTGCTGACATGTGGAAGCCTCTCGGTGTTGAAGTTTCCATGTTGAACACAGATACAAAAACACATTACGCAAACCTGCGTGACCGTGGTGACTTTGACGTGGCACGTGCTGGCTGGATCGGTGACTACTCTGACCCGCAGAACTTCCTGTTTATGGCAGAAAGTGACAATGACGGTTTCAACTACGCTCGCTACAATAATCCTGAGTACGATGCACTCATGGATGAAGCAGCGGTAACAGTTGATCTGGAAGCGCGCGCGGTCACCTTGAAGAAAGCTGAAACAATCTTCATGCGGGATCTGCCATTTGTGCCTTTGATGTACTACGGATCCAAAAATCTTGTTTCCGACAAGATTTCTGGTTTTGAGACCAACCTTTTGGATATACATCCAAGTCGCTTCGTCAAGATTAGCAAATAG